A window from Methanococcoides sp. LMO-2 encodes these proteins:
- a CDS encoding 50S ribosomal protein L44e, translating to MKIPKRFRTYCPSCKKHTEHIAERVKKGKASSMTHIARQKKRQSGIGNSGKFSKVPGGDKPTKRVQLKYRCAECNKSHQRPCFRAKKFEFKE from the coding sequence ATGAAAATCCCAAAGAGGTTCAGAACATATTGCCCATCCTGCAAAAAACACACTGAACACATTGCAGAGAGAGTCAAGAAAGGCAAAGCATCGTCCATGACACACATTGCAAGGCAGAAGAAGAGGCAATCAGGCATCGGAAACAGTGGTAAATTCTCAAAGGTTCCTGGAGGAGACAAACCAACCAAGAGAGTACAGCTCAAATACCGCTGCGCCGAGTGCAACAAGTCACACCAGAGGCCATGCTTCAGAGCAAAGAAATTCGAGTTTAAGGAATGA
- a CDS encoding translation initiation factor IF-2 subunit alpha yields the protein MDNNNWPESGDFVVCTVKNVVDFGAYTTLEEYGGKEGFIHISEIKAGWVKYVRDYVREGQKIVCKVLDVDPNRRHIDLSLKDVNEHQKRAKIQDWKNEQKAEKWLQFVAEDTKTNPKKMEEVRSILMEEFGSCYTGFEEAAISGKEAFDGIGISKKLAAKIAEIAQENIKLPFVDIAGYVDLTSNGPDGIEVIKKALKSATKIKEDDVRINVTYTGAPRYRIKIIAPDYKTAESVLKKASDKAIDYIEKKGGKGIFHRHIETAKA from the coding sequence ATGGATAACAACAACTGGCCAGAAAGCGGCGACTTCGTAGTTTGTACTGTAAAGAACGTGGTCGACTTTGGGGCCTATACCACTCTTGAGGAATATGGAGGAAAGGAAGGTTTCATCCATATCTCCGAGATCAAGGCTGGATGGGTCAAATACGTCCGTGATTACGTCAGGGAAGGCCAGAAGATCGTCTGCAAAGTACTGGACGTAGACCCGAACCGACGCCATATCGACCTGTCCTTAAAGGATGTAAACGAGCACCAGAAGCGTGCAAAGATCCAGGACTGGAAGAACGAACAGAAAGCTGAGAAGTGGCTCCAGTTCGTAGCTGAGGACACAAAGACCAACCCGAAGAAGATGGAAGAGGTCAGATCCATTCTTATGGAAGAGTTCGGAAGCTGCTACACAGGCTTTGAAGAAGCTGCAATCAGCGGAAAGGAAGCTTTTGACGGTATCGGCATCAGTAAAAAGCTCGCAGCAAAGATAGCAGAGATCGCTCAAGAGAACATAAAACTTCCATTCGTAGACATCGCAGGATACGTAGACCTTACCTCCAATGGCCCTGACGGCATCGAGGTAATCAAGAAAGCATTGAAGTCAGCTACAAAGATCAAAGAAGATGATGTCAGGATCAATGTCACATATACAGGTGCACCAAGATACAGGATTAAGATCATTGCACCAGACTACAAGACTGCAGAATCTGTTTTGAAGAAAGCTTCTGACAAGGCTATTGATTACATCGAGAAAAAGGGAGGAAAAGGAATTTTCCACCGACATATCGAAACAGCAAAGGCGTGA
- a CDS encoding FAD:protein FMN transferase, with translation MDTTVTISIYDSDGEHAGQTIDKAFERVENVDGIMSTYKNESQASALNEHSKLEGASPDLIYVVERSLYYSEISNGAFDITVMPILDLWASKFSPGGTYKPPTQEEIDTTLELVDYRMITIEGDNIYMEPGMKIALGGIAKGYAVDQAIEVLLSEGITSCFVDAGGDGRYIGTKPDGSQWTVGLQNPDKQGDFITVMKLEDMAVATSGNYERYFSDAAKVSHISDPRTGYSVKELISATVIAGSTMDADALATTVFVLGEEEGMQLIESLEGVECLIITSDKRILRSEGFAEYETIIEQ, from the coding sequence ATGGATACAACAGTTACAATTTCGATCTATGATTCTGACGGGGAACACGCGGGACAGACCATAGACAAGGCTTTTGAAAGAGTTGAGAACGTCGATGGCATCATGAGCACTTACAAGAATGAAAGCCAGGCAAGTGCCCTTAATGAACATTCAAAGCTTGAAGGAGCTTCACCTGACCTGATCTATGTTGTTGAGCGCTCACTATATTATTCAGAGATAAGCAATGGTGCATTTGATATCACGGTCATGCCGATACTCGATCTCTGGGCAAGCAAGTTCAGCCCCGGTGGAACATACAAGCCGCCCACACAGGAAGAGATAGACACCACCCTTGAGCTTGTTGATTACAGAATGATCACCATCGAAGGTGACAATATATACATGGAACCAGGCATGAAGATCGCCCTTGGAGGAATAGCAAAAGGATATGCTGTTGACCAGGCCATAGAAGTGTTGCTCTCAGAAGGCATAACCAGTTGTTTTGTTGATGCCGGAGGAGACGGAAGGTACATTGGCACAAAACCAGACGGAAGCCAGTGGACAGTTGGACTCCAGAATCCCGACAAGCAGGGAGATTTCATCACCGTCATGAAGCTTGAAGATATGGCCGTTGCAACAAGCGGCAACTATGAACGCTATTTCAGTGATGCTGCAAAGGTCTCACACATTTCCGACCCAAGGACCGGTTACTCAGTTAAAGAACTTATCAGTGCAACGGTAATTGCAGGAAGCACAATGGATGCCGATGCCCTTGCAACCACCGTATTCGTCCTCGGAGAAGAGGAAGGCATGCAGCTGATCGAATCCCTTGAAGGAGTGGAATGCCTGATCATCACATCGGACAAAAGGATACTTCGCTCAGAAGGCTTTGCAGAATACGAAACAATAATTGAACAATAA
- a CDS encoding DNA integrity scanning protein DisA nucleotide-binding domain protein codes for MDTNTTAKVLAGHAVRIAEELGAPAIIVSGDIELEDFETDIPIYYVTRRQKSIIDNLISDTVDEGDHLKKIIEPINRETSGNVQYIEEAAAIEHIIGELREGTIVGLIQTKESSAIVIHEISQSPLIRILQECEERIEPEVMRAALTIAFDIAASGREGHKIGTAFILGDTEEVMERSHQMILNPYAGHKDEHRNILVKKNWESIKEFALLDGIFVISKEGLVHAAGRYLDVDAKDVDIEKGLGGRHVSAAAITRDTFAIAVTISESGGTVRVYMDGKELLCLDYIERPALGSARQRLR; via the coding sequence ATGGATACTAACACTACAGCAAAAGTACTGGCAGGACATGCGGTCCGGATCGCTGAAGAACTTGGAGCTCCTGCCATAATAGTATCCGGGGACATTGAACTTGAGGATTTTGAAACAGACATTCCCATATATTATGTAACCAGACGTCAGAAAAGCATAATCGATAACCTGATCTCCGACACTGTCGATGAGGGCGACCACCTGAAGAAGATAATCGAACCCATTAACAGGGAAACATCAGGAAATGTCCAGTATATCGAAGAGGCAGCAGCTATTGAACATATCATAGGGGAGCTTAGAGAAGGTACCATCGTCGGATTGATCCAGACAAAGGAATCAAGCGCAATAGTGATCCACGAAATATCCCAGAGCCCCCTTATCAGGATACTTCAGGAATGTGAAGAAAGGATCGAACCCGAGGTCATGCGTGCGGCACTCACCATAGCATTTGATATTGCTGCAAGTGGAAGGGAAGGTCACAAGATCGGAACTGCTTTTATCCTGGGTGATACCGAGGAGGTAATGGAGCGTTCCCACCAGATGATACTCAACCCATATGCAGGTCACAAGGACGAGCACAGGAACATACTGGTAAAAAAGAACTGGGAGTCGATCAAGGAATTTGCCCTTCTTGACGGGATTTTTGTAATATCCAAAGAGGGTCTTGTCCATGCTGCTGGCAGGTACCTTGATGTTGATGCAAAAGATGTCGACATTGAAAAGGGCCTGGGTGGAAGGCATGTATCAGCCGCTGCCATCACAAGGGACACTTTCGCAATAGCTGTGACAATATCCGAATCCGGTGGTACTGTCAGAGTATATATGGATGGAAAAGAACTGCTTTGCCTGGACTACATCGAAAGGCCTGCATTGGGCAGTGCCAGACAAAGACTTCGATGA
- a CDS encoding proteasome assembly chaperone family protein → MRETTVVRLNEDEIQLNDPILLVGLPGVGHVGKLVVDHLVEKLEAEKVFEIYSPHFPPQVMVNEDSTVKLVNNEIHIYSAGETDLVLLGGDHQSTTTDGHYELAGIYLKLAEELGVSKIYTLGGYPTGKLEHIDEVMGAANDAELVEELKEHGVTFKASEPGGGIVGASGLLLGLSKFTNMKAACLMGLTSGYLVDPKSAQSLLAILSKLINIEVDVAELEERAKDMEKIVANLMEAKQQQQGVLRDTAVEEDLRYIG, encoded by the coding sequence ATGCGTGAAACAACTGTGGTTCGCCTTAATGAAGATGAAATCCAGCTGAACGACCCAATACTTCTTGTAGGACTTCCAGGGGTCGGGCATGTTGGTAAACTTGTTGTCGACCATCTGGTCGAAAAGCTGGAAGCAGAAAAAGTTTTTGAGATCTATTCTCCTCATTTCCCACCACAGGTCATGGTGAACGAGGACAGCACAGTCAAGCTCGTCAATAACGAGATTCACATTTACAGCGCTGGTGAGACAGACCTTGTCCTCCTTGGAGGAGACCACCAGAGCACAACTACCGACGGTCACTACGAACTTGCAGGCATTTACCTCAAACTTGCCGAAGAACTGGGCGTTTCAAAGATCTACACCCTGGGAGGATACCCAACAGGCAAGCTGGAGCACATCGATGAGGTAATGGGTGCTGCAAATGACGCGGAACTTGTGGAAGAGCTGAAAGAGCACGGAGTTACCTTCAAGGCCAGCGAGCCAGGAGGAGGTATCGTAGGTGCATCCGGCCTTTTACTCGGACTCAGCAAGTTCACAAATATGAAAGCTGCGTGTCTTATGGGACTTACCTCAGGATACCTTGTTGACCCGAAGAGCGCACAATCACTCCTTGCCATACTCAGCAAGCTCATAAACATCGAGGTCGACGTGGCCGAACTTGAAGAGCGTGCAAAGGACATGGAGAAGATCGTTGCTAACCTCATGGAAGCAAAACAGCAACAACAGGGAGTATTGAGAGATACTGCCGTTGAAGAAGACTTAAGATACATCGGCTAA
- the mmcA gene encoding methanogenesis multiheme c-type cytochrome, with translation MARLEVILLAAAIFIFAFAGVFASLGYSGNDAIAHHYMTEGEWSDSSCGGCHFTVADHVDTNTHIQRDIDEWDPLTNFDIETEGEEEWLELYGAYHPGGGALEEYGVDVDCMVCHEQYGMYDFEARAMKFSEGDFENANEAAMIDANAAVQKDNIRKFTYFSNAVTPLPLLLLFHDTVNGAPTKESCSDNCHVANVPTTAVMWSAPDYEEFDVHAEVECAECHEISHSSLFVKSDVEDIHELEAETRSCDDAECHAGISHGPIADAHLEAVECETCHIPALPGGELPAGTTLESFDWSNGERVDSYKMDTIKPVVAWSNGVGEDELRIPDEKDDPDVKLAPFNVVTGIWWDEGVNPEVAEAPDTSKESGDAIPVAHVKAADADQDGAVTVEEMRSYDGNADGEADYPNAVLRTVDLHYRLSHNIAGSEVGMADPLECADCHGSTATAIDWEVIGYDSDPAETDPPTDFTTKTIGVTIPGAKPPEVEREPAF, from the coding sequence ATGGCAAGATTAGAAGTTATATTACTGGCAGCCGCCATTTTCATCTTCGCATTTGCAGGAGTTTTCGCTAGCCTGGGTTACAGTGGCAATGACGCGATCGCTCATCACTATATGACCGAAGGGGAATGGTCGGACTCAAGTTGTGGAGGATGTCACTTCACAGTAGCTGATCATGTGGATACCAATACCCATATTCAGAGGGATATTGATGAATGGGATCCACTTACAAACTTTGACATTGAGACAGAAGGAGAAGAAGAGTGGCTCGAACTCTATGGTGCTTATCATCCGGGTGGAGGAGCACTAGAAGAGTATGGCGTAGATGTGGATTGTATGGTCTGCCATGAGCAATATGGCATGTATGATTTTGAAGCACGTGCTATGAAGTTCAGCGAAGGGGACTTTGAGAATGCAAATGAAGCAGCAATGATCGATGCAAATGCTGCAGTGCAGAAAGATAATATCAGGAAATTCACCTATTTCTCAAATGCTGTTACTCCACTTCCACTGTTACTATTGTTCCACGACACCGTAAACGGTGCACCTACGAAGGAATCATGTTCTGATAACTGCCATGTGGCAAATGTTCCTACAACAGCTGTAATGTGGTCTGCACCTGATTATGAGGAGTTCGATGTACATGCTGAGGTTGAATGTGCTGAGTGTCATGAGATATCGCATTCAAGTCTTTTCGTAAAGTCAGATGTTGAAGATATCCATGAACTGGAAGCTGAAACTCGCAGCTGCGATGATGCAGAATGCCACGCAGGTATTTCACATGGACCTATTGCAGATGCTCACCTTGAGGCCGTAGAATGTGAAACATGTCACATTCCTGCACTTCCGGGAGGAGAACTTCCAGCTGGAACTACCCTTGAGTCCTTTGATTGGTCAAACGGCGAACGTGTTGATTCCTACAAGATGGACACGATCAAACCTGTGGTCGCATGGTCCAATGGTGTCGGAGAAGATGAACTGAGGATCCCTGATGAGAAGGATGATCCGGACGTGAAACTCGCACCTTTCAATGTTGTGACAGGTATCTGGTGGGACGAAGGTGTAAACCCTGAGGTCGCAGAAGCACCAGACACCAGCAAGGAATCTGGTGATGCGATACCTGTGGCACACGTGAAAGCCGCTGATGCAGATCAGGACGGTGCTGTTACTGTAGAAGAAATGAGAAGCTATGATGGAAATGCTGATGGTGAAGCTGATTATCCGAATGCTGTTCTCAGGACAGTTGACCTTCATTACAGGCTGAGTCACAATATCGCAGGTTCAGAGGTTGGAATGGCAGACCCATTGGAGTGTGCTGATTGCCACGGTTCAACTGCAACAGCGATCGACTGGGAGGTTATTGGCTACGATTCCGATCCTGCAGAGACAGATCCGCCAACAGATTTCACAACAAAGACGATCGGTGTGACCATACCGGGAGCAAAGCCTCCTGAAGTTGAAAGGGAGCCTGCGTTCTAA
- the rqcH gene encoding ribosome rescue protein RqcH yields the protein MKQEMTSADVAALVSELGNVDIEGSLIDAKIGKIYQPVPGEIRINLFIFGKGRDNLVIEAGKRAHMSQYVRPSPKIPHAFPMLLRKHILGGRITSVDQYDFDRIIEIGVIRGGIETILVCELFSRGNIVLLDSDRKIILPMNPVTFRGRRVRSGEIYEYPEAQLSPLDVDEAGMAEVFASSTSDIVRTIATRYNLGGVLAEEVCLRAEVDKSTPAKDATPENLKALCEAVKLVFSPIVEHRLKPCIVKKDIKGELEAVDVIPLELDQYSSNEKEFFPSFNKALDEFFGKKASEEVIEEVVAKKKEKVDVFERRLRKQEEAIKKFEKDTDKFTTIAEKIYEHYQNIEELLSILGNARDKGYSWDEIRSILKKAKDDLPAARAIVSIDSAEGTIVVDLDGIKANINIRKTVPQNAQTYYEKAKKLTKKRDGALRAIEDTKVAMQKREKKVSKRRKAFFKKHWYDRFRWFFSSDGFLVVGGRDADTNEELVKKYMEKRDLVFHTQVPGAPITIIKTEGKDIPETTLEEAARFVVSYSSVWKSGQFSGDCYWVKPEQVSKTPESGEYLKKGSFIIRGERNYYRDVPVGVAVGLELGAETRVIGGPVSAIQSSGKYVVELVPGKFNQNDIAKKVYRIYVDELKDPSFVKQIASPDIIAKRLPPGESDIKK from the coding sequence ATGAAACAGGAGATGACGAGCGCAGACGTGGCTGCTCTTGTATCCGAACTTGGTAATGTTGATATTGAAGGCTCTCTTATCGATGCAAAGATCGGTAAGATATACCAGCCTGTTCCCGGTGAGATCCGGATCAATCTTTTCATATTCGGAAAAGGGCGTGACAATCTGGTGATAGAGGCCGGCAAGAGAGCACACATGAGCCAGTATGTGCGTCCAAGCCCCAAGATCCCTCACGCATTCCCTATGTTGCTGAGGAAGCATATACTGGGTGGCAGGATCACTTCTGTTGATCAGTATGACTTTGACAGGATAATTGAGATCGGTGTGATCCGTGGTGGTATTGAGACAATACTTGTATGTGAACTGTTCTCAAGAGGCAATATCGTTCTTCTTGACAGCGATCGTAAGATCATTCTCCCGATGAACCCGGTGACCTTCAGGGGAAGGAGGGTTCGCAGTGGTGAGATATATGAATACCCTGAAGCACAGCTAAGTCCACTTGATGTGGATGAGGCTGGTATGGCAGAAGTGTTCGCATCATCAACTTCCGATATTGTAAGGACCATAGCCACAAGATACAACCTTGGTGGTGTCCTCGCAGAAGAGGTCTGCCTGAGGGCGGAGGTTGACAAAAGCACTCCTGCAAAGGATGCCACTCCTGAAAATTTGAAGGCACTTTGTGAAGCAGTAAAGCTCGTATTTTCCCCGATCGTGGAACACAGGCTGAAGCCGTGTATCGTCAAAAAGGATATTAAAGGCGAACTGGAAGCTGTCGATGTCATTCCTCTGGAACTCGACCAGTATTCTTCCAATGAGAAGGAATTCTTCCCTTCCTTCAACAAGGCCCTTGACGAATTCTTCGGGAAAAAGGCTTCTGAAGAAGTTATCGAAGAGGTAGTCGCTAAAAAGAAGGAAAAGGTGGATGTCTTTGAAAGGAGGCTTCGCAAACAGGAGGAAGCCATCAAAAAGTTCGAGAAGGACACGGACAAGTTCACCACCATTGCAGAGAAGATCTATGAGCATTACCAGAACATCGAAGAGTTGCTTTCGATCCTGGGGAATGCACGTGATAAGGGGTATTCCTGGGATGAGATCCGTTCGATCCTGAAAAAAGCAAAAGACGACCTTCCTGCAGCCCGTGCGATCGTAAGTATCGATTCGGCAGAAGGTACCATTGTCGTTGATCTCGATGGTATAAAAGCGAACATCAATATTCGTAAGACCGTTCCTCAGAATGCACAGACCTATTACGAGAAGGCCAAGAAGCTGACCAAAAAACGTGATGGTGCCCTGCGTGCAATCGAGGATACCAAGGTTGCAATGCAGAAGAGGGAAAAGAAAGTATCCAAAAGAAGAAAGGCATTCTTCAAGAAGCACTGGTACGACCGGTTCAGGTGGTTCTTCTCATCCGACGGTTTCCTTGTTGTTGGCGGAAGGGATGCGGATACCAATGAGGAGCTTGTGAAAAAGTATATGGAAAAACGTGACCTCGTTTTCCACACACAGGTCCCGGGTGCACCTATCACCATCATCAAGACCGAAGGGAAGGATATTCCTGAAACGACACTTGAGGAAGCTGCAAGGTTCGTGGTGTCCTATTCAAGTGTCTGGAAATCCGGCCAGTTCAGCGGGGATTGCTACTGGGTAAAACCAGAGCAGGTCTCAAAGACCCCTGAATCCGGTGAATACCTGAAAAAAGGTTCCTTCATCATTCGCGGGGAACGTAATTATTACAGGGATGTTCCTGTAGGCGTGGCTGTAGGTCTGGAGCTTGGAGCCGAGACCCGTGTTATCGGAGGTCCGGTATCTGCCATACAAAGCTCCGGCAAGTATGTGGTAGAACTGGTCCCGGGCAAGTTCAACCAGAACGATATTGCGAAGAAGGTCTATCGTATCTATGTGGATGAACTGAAGGACCCGTCCTTTGTCAAGCAGATAGCTTCTCCTGACATCATCGCAAAGAGGCTTCCTCCGGGAGAATCGGATATCAAGAAGTGA
- the thpR gene encoding RNA 2',3'-cyclic phosphodiesterase produces the protein MARIFVAVDLPEEFRDEVRSIQSRFSGLKLKLVDPELVHVTMKFIGEVKESAVPEVAEALGNVRCRSFDALIGGIGVFPKPKAPRVLWLGAEGNFELLHDEVESSLSKFRFKKDKKKFTAHATLARIKFMPAGQKDEFLELLDELGDVELGKMVVDRISLKKSTLTPQGPIYETLHEVMLE, from the coding sequence ATGGCCAGAATATTTGTTGCAGTCGATCTGCCGGAGGAGTTCCGTGATGAGGTCCGTAGCATACAATCACGTTTTTCCGGTCTGAAATTGAAACTGGTGGACCCGGAACTTGTACATGTGACCATGAAGTTCATCGGGGAAGTAAAGGAGTCCGCTGTACCGGAGGTTGCGGAAGCATTGGGGAATGTTAGGTGCAGGTCATTCGATGCACTTATAGGGGGCATCGGGGTTTTTCCAAAACCTAAAGCTCCAAGGGTTCTATGGTTGGGTGCGGAAGGTAACTTTGAGCTTCTTCATGATGAGGTCGAATCAAGCCTCTCAAAGTTCAGGTTCAAGAAGGATAAGAAGAAGTTCACTGCACATGCTACACTGGCAAGAATAAAATTTATGCCTGCAGGCCAGAAGGATGAATTCCTGGAACTGCTTGACGAGCTAGGCGATGTTGAGCTTGGTAAAATGGTGGTTGACAGGATAAGTTTGAAGAAGAGCACTCTGACCCCTCAGGGTCCTATATATGAAACCCTTCATGAGGTCATGCTGGAATGA
- a CDS encoding 30S ribosomal protein S27e has protein sequence MITMTQPKSRFLRVKCNDCSNEQVIFGSASRKVTCLVCGRTLAESTGGKSTITTHILEVLE, from the coding sequence ATGATAACAATGACACAACCAAAAAGCAGATTCTTACGCGTAAAATGCAACGACTGCTCCAACGAGCAGGTCATCTTCGGCAGTGCAAGCCGCAAGGTCACATGCCTTGTATGCGGAAGGACACTCGCAGAATCAACCGGCGGAAAGTCAACAATCACAACACATATCCTGGAAGTACTTGAATAA
- a CDS encoding mRNA surveillance protein pelota, with translation MRVTKRDLRGNKEGEIALTPETLDDLWHLKYIIEKGDLVFALTKRKAEAASDKLRPEKVEKKNVRLGIRVDDLEFHKFSNRLRVHGLIEHGMDAGYHHTLNLEGGTALSIIKHWKKDQVERVNEAEAASKKPKVIIVAIEEGDADIGFVRHYGIELYSHIRQSSGKGEGTLREVFFDNILEQLKHAMCGTESVVVAGPGFTKDDLMKYISSKDQELASGILVEDTSSIGMSGFQEVLRRGAVDRIMEESRIARESSLMDELLKEMALGGKVAYGMDEVKKAIDYGAVETLLIADELLRLEREEGNIDAMIQEVEHAQGTMVVFSTEFEPGEKLHSLGGIAAMLRFKI, from the coding sequence ATGAGAGTAACAAAAAGAGACCTGAGGGGAAATAAGGAGGGTGAGATAGCCCTTACTCCGGAGACGCTGGATGATCTGTGGCACCTTAAATATATCATCGAGAAAGGTGATCTCGTATTTGCTCTTACTAAACGGAAAGCCGAGGCTGCCAGCGATAAGCTCAGGCCGGAGAAGGTCGAGAAGAAGAACGTGAGGCTTGGTATCAGGGTGGATGACCTCGAGTTCCATAAGTTCTCCAATCGTCTCAGGGTTCACGGTCTTATAGAACACGGGATGGATGCCGGTTATCACCATACTCTTAATCTTGAGGGAGGAACTGCCCTCTCTATTATAAAGCACTGGAAAAAGGACCAGGTCGAGCGTGTGAACGAAGCAGAAGCTGCATCAAAAAAGCCCAAGGTTATTATTGTGGCCATTGAAGAAGGGGATGCAGACATTGGTTTTGTGAGGCACTATGGAATTGAGCTTTATTCACATATCCGCCAGTCTTCCGGGAAAGGCGAGGGAACGCTTCGTGAGGTCTTCTTCGATAACATACTGGAGCAATTGAAGCATGCCATGTGCGGGACTGAGTCTGTTGTGGTTGCAGGACCGGGTTTTACAAAGGATGACCTGATGAAATACATCTCTTCGAAGGACCAGGAACTGGCATCGGGTATTCTTGTTGAGGACACATCGTCCATAGGCATGTCCGGGTTTCAGGAAGTGCTTAGAAGGGGTGCTGTTGACAGGATCATGGAAGAGTCCAGGATCGCAAGGGAATCCTCTCTGATGGATGAGCTCTTAAAGGAAATGGCTCTTGGGGGTAAGGTCGCCTATGGTATGGATGAAGTGAAAAAGGCCATCGATTATGGTGCCGTGGAAACACTTCTGATAGCTGATGAGCTGCTCCGGCTGGAGCGGGAAGAGGGCAACATCGATGCTATGATACAGGAGGTAGAACATGCGCAGGGGACCATGGTAGTGTTCAGCACAGAGTTCGAGCCAGGTGAGAAGCTGCACTCTCTTGGTGGCATTGCAGCCATGTTGAGATTCAAGATCTGA
- a CDS encoding RNA-protein complex protein Nop10 — protein MGYKIRKCTQCNIYTLKENCPECGEPSRNPLPARFSPLDPYGKYRRISKRREMEHA, from the coding sequence TTGGGCTACAAGATAAGAAAGTGTACTCAATGCAATATTTACACATTGAAAGAAAACTGCCCGGAATGTGGTGAACCTTCCAGAAATCCACTTCCGGCACGTTTTTCACCGCTTGACCCATATGGTAAATACCGCCGAATATCCAAAAGGAGAGAAATGGAACATGCGTGA
- the priS gene encoding DNA primase catalytic subunit PriS, whose protein sequence is MNFKTKYFLKSKFQEYYRTAQIHIPSRLEAREWGFISFDEMPETVMRRHKSFGSPGEVEEYLAGMAPAHAYHSVAYYTYPSAPTMKEKHWQEADLIFDLDADHIPGAPNSYSEMLDHVKKETLKLYDFLVDDFGFNEDDIRAVFSGGRGYHFHIADPRVRSLESAERREIVDYISGRGLSLDKIFYKKAVSGDAGSENARMNMLSSESEGGWGGRINKYLVSYLTDLATKEDAVDLFTGFKGIGKKTAQKMVDILRDETQVELLKKGNMEALSKVNKDIIQTLALQAVNDMSASVDEPVTGDIKRLIRLGGSLHGKSGMRVTTLSISELEKFEPLTDAVIFSDKPVKLKVIRPFAVQMKGNDLYVEEGTQELPEYAAVYLMCRGAAEYGP, encoded by the coding sequence ATGAACTTTAAGACAAAATATTTCCTCAAATCGAAGTTCCAGGAATATTACAGGACGGCACAGATACACATACCTTCCAGGCTGGAAGCCCGTGAATGGGGATTCATCTCTTTTGACGAGATGCCGGAAACTGTAATGAGAAGGCACAAATCATTCGGCTCACCCGGAGAAGTCGAAGAATACCTTGCAGGCATGGCACCTGCACATGCATACCATTCCGTTGCATACTATACCTACCCCAGTGCACCCACCATGAAGGAGAAGCACTGGCAGGAAGCCGACCTCATCTTTGACCTTGATGCAGACCACATCCCCGGTGCGCCTAACTCGTATTCTGAAATGCTTGACCATGTCAAGAAAGAGACATTGAAGCTCTATGATTTCCTGGTGGATGACTTCGGATTCAATGAAGATGATATAAGGGCAGTGTTCTCAGGAGGAAGAGGATACCATTTCCACATAGCAGACCCGCGTGTCCGCTCCCTTGAAAGTGCCGAGAGAAGGGAGATCGTGGATTATATCAGCGGGCGCGGGCTCAGCCTTGACAAGATATTCTACAAGAAAGCCGTCAGCGGTGATGCCGGCAGTGAGAACGCAAGGATGAACATGCTGTCCTCGGAAAGCGAAGGCGGCTGGGGAGGCAGGATCAACAAATACCTGGTATCCTACCTTACCGACCTTGCGACAAAGGAAGATGCTGTGGACCTTTTCACCGGATTTAAGGGAATAGGCAAAAAGACAGCACAGAAGATGGTAGATATATTAAGGGACGAGACACAGGTGGAACTGCTTAAGAAAGGCAATATGGAAGCCCTTTCAAAGGTCAATAAGGACATTATACAGACCCTTGCACTGCAGGCGGTCAACGACATGTCAGCAAGCGTGGATGAACCTGTGACAGGAGATATAAAGAGGCTAATACGCCTTGGGGGATCCCTCCACGGGAAGTCAGGCATGCGTGTCACAACGCTTTCCATATCCGAGCTGGAGAAGTTCGAGCCGCTGACCGATGCGGTGATTTTCTCGGACAAGCCGGTAAAATTAAAAGTGATAAGACCTTTTGCAGTACAAATGAAGGGTAATGACCTCTATGTTGAGGAGGGTACACAGGAATTACCTGAATACGCAGCCGTGTACCTGATGTGCAGAGGTGCAGCAGAATATGGACCGTAA